A region of Moorena sp. SIOASIH DNA encodes the following proteins:
- a CDS encoding oligosaccharide flippase family protein, which translates to MSSSLKKQLLRGAIWTVAGYGTSQFLRLASNLVLTRLLAPEFFGLMALANVFIIGLRLFSDVGIGPSIIQNKRGDDPVFLNTIWTIQVLRGIVLWVACLIITWPVAHFYDNPQLLGLMPVIGVIPLIEGFNSTAVWSLNRQMAFGKMMMFELVGQLSGLILMVAWAFINRTIWALAIGNVLTALVKMVMSHWLIPGTSNRFTWEKEAANSIFSFGKWIFISTALTFLATQADRLILGKLFSFTLLGIYGVAFNLAYLPSQVISAISSKVLLPTFSQLADLPRETFRIKIWYNRQLILVVAALMLTVSTAFGDVAIFILYDERFYEAAWMLPILTLGIWPALLIDTVQQALMALGKPNYNAYSQLVKSLNVCIGIPLGFYLMEKLGNGPLGAVVVIAFNDILPYLVITYGLCREGLSFIKQDLWATALLLTLLMWVIWARYMLGFGYPISGLF; encoded by the coding sequence ATGTCCTCATCACTTAAAAAACAACTCCTCCGTGGGGCTATTTGGACAGTAGCTGGTTATGGAACAAGTCAGTTTCTGAGACTGGCAAGTAATCTTGTTCTGACCCGCCTGCTTGCACCAGAGTTTTTCGGCTTAATGGCTCTAGCCAATGTTTTCATCATTGGCTTACGGTTATTCTCCGATGTCGGCATTGGCCCAAGCATCATCCAGAATAAACGTGGGGATGACCCAGTTTTTCTGAATACTATCTGGACTATTCAGGTTTTGCGGGGAATTGTGCTGTGGGTGGCTTGTCTTATAATTACTTGGCCAGTTGCCCACTTTTATGATAACCCGCAGCTGTTAGGGCTGATGCCAGTAATTGGTGTGATACCACTGATTGAGGGATTCAACTCCACTGCTGTGTGGAGCCTCAACCGCCAGATGGCATTTGGCAAGATGATGATGTTTGAGCTGGTGGGGCAATTGTCCGGCCTGATCTTGATGGTCGCTTGGGCTTTTATCAATCGGACAATCTGGGCTCTTGCTATTGGAAATGTGCTGACGGCATTGGTCAAAATGGTAATGAGTCATTGGTTAATTCCCGGAACATCAAACCGCTTTACCTGGGAGAAAGAAGCAGCTAACAGCATCTTTTCCTTTGGGAAATGGATATTTATTTCAACGGCGCTTACCTTTCTCGCGACCCAAGCCGACCGACTAATTCTAGGCAAATTGTTTTCATTCACACTATTGGGGATTTATGGTGTTGCCTTTAATTTAGCATACCTACCTTCTCAGGTAATCTCGGCAATTAGTTCCAAGGTGCTTTTGCCAACCTTTTCTCAGCTGGCTGATTTGCCTCGGGAAACCTTTCGGATCAAGATTTGGTACAATCGCCAACTTATCCTAGTGGTTGCAGCGTTGATGTTGACAGTCAGTACTGCCTTTGGGGATGTTGCGATTTTTATCTTATATGATGAGAGGTTTTATGAGGCGGCTTGGATGTTACCAATCCTGACTTTAGGCATCTGGCCTGCATTATTAATTGATACCGTTCAGCAAGCCCTGATGGCTCTTGGAAAGCCAAACTATAACGCTTACAGTCAATTGGTCAAGAGTCTTAATGTTTGTATTGGCATACCCCTAGGATTTTATCTGATGGAAAAGTTGGGCAATGGACCACTCGGAGCAGTAGTCGTGATTGCTTTCAATGACATTCTCCCTTATCTAGTAATAACTTATGGTCTCTGTCGTGAAGGGCTTTCCTTTATTAAGCAAGACCTCTGGGCTACTGCACTACTGTTGACCTTACTGATGTGGGTGATTTGGGCTCGATATATGTTGGGTTTTGGATATCCCATCAGTGGACTTTTTTAA
- a CDS encoding glycosyltransferase: MRFVFLLPDFSTSTTWQLIYRVLSRPKLKPIQSWVRRRWLYKSEVNGGDLNIMRHCLAARESGADAVIATMTGRNTFGNTWGIHNLPFIRWADRRPDDVCIIPDWLTLLINDVKGPAIAYLQVPILVKADFDYRDSRVALWTDSPFMKEICEATYPGKDIEIVPNVVDNKAFPFIPQSEREAGLVFAFPRKGPEFITETEEWYQKLGGTYWRFERVDGLPFHELAKQFRRPQVFLASAEVEGCALPPQESMAAGIVVVGKTARGANFCMEHRKTAMAAETPEAAARCLLELENAELRDNISRNAHDYISRYFSSQEPARFWQKTVREYSSGAQQLLSTSP; this comes from the coding sequence ATGCGTTTTGTATTTTTGCTTCCAGACTTTTCAACAAGCACCACTTGGCAGCTAATATACCGTGTCCTTAGCCGTCCTAAGCTAAAGCCAATTCAGAGTTGGGTCAGGCGTAGGTGGCTTTATAAATCCGAAGTAAACGGCGGAGACCTGAATATCATGCGTCACTGCTTGGCAGCTCGGGAATCTGGGGCTGATGCAGTAATTGCCACCATGACTGGTCGTAACACCTTTGGGAATACTTGGGGGATTCACAATCTACCCTTTATCCGTTGGGCAGATCGTCGTCCGGATGATGTATGCATTATTCCTGATTGGCTGACACTATTGATTAATGATGTCAAAGGACCAGCGATCGCTTATCTCCAGGTTCCAATTTTGGTTAAAGCTGATTTTGACTATCGAGATAGCCGTGTGGCTCTGTGGACAGACTCTCCTTTTATGAAGGAAATATGCGAAGCCACTTATCCTGGCAAGGACATTGAGATCGTTCCCAATGTCGTTGACAACAAGGCATTTCCATTTATTCCTCAATCAGAAAGAGAAGCAGGTTTGGTGTTCGCCTTTCCCAGAAAAGGTCCTGAGTTCATCACCGAGACTGAGGAATGGTATCAAAAGCTAGGTGGTACCTACTGGAGATTTGAGCGTGTGGATGGACTTCCCTTTCACGAACTAGCAAAGCAGTTTAGACGACCACAAGTCTTCCTGGCATCTGCAGAGGTTGAGGGTTGTGCCCTTCCTCCCCAAGAATCCATGGCAGCAGGAATTGTGGTAGTCGGTAAGACTGCCCGTGGGGCAAATTTCTGCATGGAACACCGTAAGACTGCTATGGCTGCCGAGACTCCTGAGGCTGCAGCACGATGTCTTTTGGAACTAGAGAATGCAGAACTTCGTGACAATATTTCACGCAATGCTCACGACTATATCAGTCGTTATTTCTCATCTCAAGAGCCAGCCCGTTTCTGGCAAAAGACCGTTCGCGAGTATTCATCTGGTGCTCAACAACTATTATCTACATCGCCGTAA
- a CDS encoding glycosyltransferase family 4 protein, translating to MTIAYLVNQYPKVSHSFIRREIASLEACGIQVKRFSIRSCASELVDQADQLELQKTRFVLGVGIVGLCFSLLRTALTRPIRLLKTLGLTLKIGWGSDRGVLNHLAYLAEACLVLGWFSESDIEKVHAHFGTNSTTVAMLCHALGGPSYSFTVHGPEEFDKSQLLALREKINRAAFVVAVSSFGKSQLYRWCSHNQWSKIHVIHCGVDEMFLSKPHTPIPDVPRLVCVGRLSEQKGHLLLIEAAHQLAAEGLQFKLVLVGDGPLRSQIEATIAQLGLQDHIQITGWASNTEVQQQILAARALVLPSFAEGLPVVLMEALALGRPVITTYVAGIPELVSDGSCGWLVPPGSVEALTAAMAEALNSPVETLEEMGKAGAERIARRHDVATEAKKLSALFLSNPELPPKQAPIEAAPSSTKLSRL from the coding sequence ATGACAATTGCCTATCTAGTTAATCAGTATCCTAAGGTAAGTCACAGCTTCATCCGGCGAGAGATTGCAAGCCTTGAGGCTTGCGGTATTCAAGTCAAACGTTTTTCTATCCGTTCCTGCGCTTCTGAACTAGTTGATCAAGCCGATCAACTAGAGCTACAGAAGACTCGATTTGTCTTAGGAGTTGGAATCGTGGGCTTGTGTTTTAGCCTATTACGCACTGCCTTAACCAGACCGATACGTCTTTTGAAGACCTTAGGGCTGACCCTCAAAATCGGCTGGGGTTCAGACCGAGGAGTTTTGAATCATCTAGCCTACTTAGCTGAGGCTTGCCTTGTGCTGGGTTGGTTTTCCGAGTCAGATATTGAGAAAGTTCATGCCCACTTCGGAACAAACTCAACTACAGTAGCGATGTTATGTCATGCTCTCGGTGGACCATCTTACAGCTTCACAGTTCATGGTCCAGAAGAGTTTGATAAATCCCAACTTCTCGCCTTAAGAGAAAAAATCAACCGAGCTGCTTTTGTGGTCGCTGTTAGCTCCTTTGGCAAAAGCCAGCTTTATCGATGGTGCAGCCACAATCAGTGGTCAAAAATCCATGTGATTCACTGTGGTGTGGATGAGATGTTTTTGAGTAAACCCCATACCCCCATACCAGACGTGCCACGCTTAGTTTGCGTTGGTCGCCTCAGTGAACAAAAAGGACATCTACTCTTGATTGAAGCGGCGCATCAGTTAGCGGCTGAGGGCTTGCAGTTCAAGTTGGTACTAGTGGGTGATGGACCGTTGCGATCGCAAATTGAAGCAACTATTGCCCAGTTGGGTTTGCAAGACCACATTCAGATTACTGGCTGGGCTAGTAATACTGAGGTTCAGCAACAAATTTTAGCAGCACGAGCCCTGGTACTGCCCAGCTTTGCGGAAGGATTACCAGTTGTGCTCATGGAAGCTTTAGCCCTGGGTCGTCCAGTGATTACTACTTATGTTGCCGGGATACCGGAGTTGGTGAGTGATGGTAGCTGTGGTTGGCTGGTGCCACCAGGCTCTGTTGAAGCCTTAACCGCAGCAATGGCTGAAGCCTTAAACTCCCCGGTGGAAACCCTGGAGGAAATGGGTAAAGCTGGGGCGGAGCGGATTGCTAGGCGGCATGATGTCGCAACAGAAGCCAAGAAATTGTCAGCCCTATTTCTATCTAATCCTGAACTACCTCCAAAGCAAGCTCCCATTGAGGCAGCACCAAGTAGTACTAAGCTCTCACGCCTTTAA
- a CDS encoding tyrosine-protein kinase domain-containing protein, with protein sequence MQQLTLNEPDEFNTPQKGLNLGPLLRIARRQAMVVSGIAGLVTVAATFLSSKSPSIYSGNFQLLVEPVTSAAAISTEPMTLTRGQGTIPGAGNFELDYATQIKILTSPEILSKIVNKIKFQYPEFNLGLLQYSLTVERLEEESQGEDTKILSVTYSGTDPKLVELVLKTTAEEYEKYSLEDRKTRIGQGVVFINDQLPKLQDRVNSLQGNLQNLQQQYQLIEPQFDGEQLSDKVRQIGDQKRDTTRQLQELINLKNSLQRQLKLSPNEALASSALSEDPNYQKLLADLKEIESQIAIESARFQPESPNIQTLLEQRQNLQNLLNREVQRILGQNLGGQPINPRVRTLQNPIRLQLIQQLVDTTNQIEVLQVRNQALIQTKNTVDREVQEFPIFVRKYNDLQRQLQIATQTLNQLETQKETLQVEKAQREVPWEIVSQPQLYRDPTGQPIAESSQNKLILLGVMGGLSLGMGTVLLYDKYRNIFYDIKDIEEGHNLPVLGEIPFSKNPELFNNLSVDFDNDEDRSYEDHRFKKAFDSLYTNMHFRFCNPPLRSIAICSAMAGDGKSSVALNLAHMAASKGQRVLLVDANLHSPELHTNLNLQNLRGLSDLLSNDQEVVMERSPFSDNLFVLTSGQSLVESAPELGSTRMEKIMGHFQEKFDLVIYDTPNLLNYTDANFLASNTDGILMVVGLRGTKKSRFKQVLDQIDRFGLTCLGVVVNRVQPSSLTVSP encoded by the coding sequence TTGCAACAACTAACATTAAACGAGCCAGATGAGTTCAATACTCCTCAAAAAGGATTAAATCTCGGTCCGCTTTTGAGGATTGCCCGACGGCAAGCCATGGTGGTTTCAGGGATTGCAGGTTTAGTGACTGTTGCTGCTACCTTTTTGAGTAGCAAATCTCCCTCTATATATTCAGGTAATTTTCAGCTGTTAGTCGAACCAGTCACATCTGCTGCAGCAATATCCACTGAACCAATGACACTTACTCGGGGTCAGGGAACAATACCTGGTGCGGGAAATTTTGAACTGGACTATGCAACTCAGATTAAAATCCTAACCAGTCCTGAAATCTTATCTAAAATCGTCAATAAAATTAAATTCCAGTATCCAGAGTTTAACCTTGGGCTACTTCAGTATTCTTTAACAGTTGAACGTCTCGAAGAAGAAAGTCAAGGTGAAGATACTAAAATCCTATCAGTTACTTATAGTGGGACAGATCCCAAACTAGTAGAGTTGGTCTTAAAGACAACAGCTGAAGAATATGAGAAGTATAGTTTAGAAGACCGCAAAACCCGCATTGGTCAAGGGGTTGTATTTATTAATGATCAACTTCCTAAATTACAGGATCGAGTTAATAGTCTCCAAGGAAATTTGCAAAACTTGCAACAGCAATATCAGCTAATTGAACCTCAATTTGATGGGGAACAGTTGTCAGACAAAGTTCGTCAAATTGGCGACCAAAAAAGAGATACAACCAGGCAGCTACAAGAGCTAATAAACTTAAAAAACAGCTTACAAAGACAATTAAAGCTATCGCCAAATGAAGCTTTAGCTTCTTCTGCCTTGAGTGAAGATCCTAACTATCAGAAGTTACTGGCGGATCTTAAAGAAATAGAAAGTCAAATTGCCATAGAATCCGCCCGCTTTCAGCCAGAGAGCCCTAATATTCAAACCCTACTAGAGCAACGGCAAAACCTACAAAATCTTCTCAATCGGGAAGTACAACGGATTCTGGGTCAGAACTTAGGAGGTCAACCGATTAACCCCCGAGTGCGAACCCTTCAAAATCCAATTCGTTTACAACTGATTCAACAATTGGTTGATACCACCAACCAAATTGAGGTACTACAGGTTCGTAATCAGGCTCTGATACAAACCAAAAACACTGTTGATCGCGAAGTCCAAGAATTCCCGATTTTTGTCCGTAAGTATAATGATCTACAGCGGCAGTTACAAATTGCTACTCAAACTCTCAACCAACTAGAAACTCAGAAAGAGACCTTGCAGGTGGAGAAAGCTCAACGGGAAGTGCCTTGGGAGATAGTTTCTCAACCTCAGCTTTACCGCGATCCGACCGGTCAACCGATCGCAGAATCTAGTCAGAATAAGTTGATACTTCTAGGAGTTATGGGTGGTTTAAGCTTAGGGATGGGTACAGTTCTCCTTTATGATAAGTATCGGAATATTTTCTATGACATTAAGGATATTGAAGAAGGCCATAATTTACCTGTTTTAGGAGAAATACCATTTAGTAAAAATCCTGAACTATTCAATAATTTGAGTGTAGATTTTGACAACGATGAGGACAGAAGTTATGAGGATCATCGATTTAAAAAAGCATTCGACTCTCTCTACACTAACATGCATTTCCGCTTCTGTAATCCACCCCTTCGCTCCATCGCCATTTGCTCGGCTATGGCTGGGGATGGTAAGTCTAGTGTCGCCTTAAACCTAGCTCACATGGCAGCCTCCAAAGGTCAGCGAGTTCTATTAGTAGATGCTAATCTCCATTCACCTGAACTTCACACCAATTTGAATTTACAGAACTTGCGAGGACTCAGCGATTTGCTATCAAACGACCAAGAGGTTGTGATGGAGCGATCGCCTTTCTCAGATAATCTTTTTGTGTTGACTTCTGGGCAATCCTTAGTAGAATCTGCTCCAGAGCTGGGGTCTACTCGCATGGAAAAGATTATGGGGCATTTTCAGGAAAAATTTGACTTGGTTATCTATGACACTCCTAATCTACTGAACTATACAGACGCCAATTTCCTGGCTTCCAATACAGATGGAATATTGATGGTGGTCGGATTAAGAGGAACTAAGAAATCTCGATTCAAGCAAGTCCTCGATCAAATAGACAGGTTTGGCTTAACCTGTCTGGGCGTAGTAGTTAATCGTGTCCAACCATCTTCCTTGACTGTCTCACCCTAG
- a CDS encoding glycosyltransferase family 2 protein: MLANQPLISLIDIPFLVIAFALIVPITVLFIECSAAILPNASEPWSDASKPRPTVAVLVPAHNEASDISATLETLLPQLTEQDRLIVIADNCTDDTAAVARKSGAIVIERQDHERRGKGYALDFGMGFIEPNPPDVVVVVDADCIVAEGTISGISGLAYAKQRPVQSTYLMTQPDKPVVKDLISTLAVKFKNTVRPSGLHRLGLPCLLTGSGMAFPWSVICKISLAGSKTVDDMQLALDLAIIGHSPIYCQEAGVTGRLMKQGSAKSQRSRWEHGHIETLLNQVPELLKESIRQRRFDLLAYALDLCVPPLSLLVLIWVAATGGALLGVALGASWISSIVLLIEGVLLLIAIVEGWAKFCRADFPLLMLLAVPIYILWKIPLYLAFLVEPQTKWIRTERDAVDTQ; the protein is encoded by the coding sequence GTGTTAGCTAATCAGCCATTAATCTCATTGATTGATATTCCATTCTTGGTAATAGCATTTGCCCTTATCGTTCCAATTACAGTTCTTTTTATTGAATGTAGTGCAGCAATTTTGCCTAATGCTTCTGAGCCATGGTCGGATGCTAGCAAACCCCGACCAACAGTGGCTGTTTTAGTGCCAGCTCACAATGAAGCCTCTGATATCAGTGCCACCCTGGAAACATTACTACCTCAGCTTACAGAGCAAGACCGACTAATAGTGATTGCTGATAATTGCACTGATGACACCGCAGCAGTGGCTCGGAAATCTGGCGCTATTGTAATTGAACGACAGGATCATGAGCGCAGAGGTAAGGGATATGCCTTAGACTTCGGTATGGGGTTTATTGAGCCTAATCCACCGGATGTCGTGGTAGTGGTTGATGCAGACTGTATCGTTGCTGAAGGAACGATTTCAGGGATTTCCGGCCTTGCGTACGCTAAACAACGACCGGTTCAGTCAACTTACTTAATGACACAACCAGACAAACCGGTAGTAAAGGATTTGATCTCTACCCTGGCGGTTAAATTCAAAAATACAGTCCGTCCGAGTGGGTTACATCGACTGGGCTTGCCTTGTTTGTTAACAGGTTCAGGAATGGCTTTCCCCTGGTCAGTGATTTGCAAAATCTCTTTGGCTGGCAGTAAAACAGTTGATGATATGCAGTTGGCTTTGGATTTAGCGATCATCGGACATTCCCCAATATATTGCCAGGAAGCAGGAGTCACAGGTCGTCTGATGAAACAGGGTTCAGCAAAGAGTCAAAGGTCACGCTGGGAGCATGGTCATATCGAGACTTTGCTAAACCAAGTTCCTGAGTTGCTCAAAGAGTCTATTCGTCAAAGACGTTTCGACCTATTAGCGTACGCATTAGACTTATGTGTGCCACCATTGTCCCTATTGGTTCTAATTTGGGTGGCTGCTACAGGGGGAGCTTTACTCGGGGTAGCCTTGGGAGCATCATGGATAAGTAGCATTGTGTTACTAATTGAAGGGGTGCTCCTGTTAATTGCGATTGTTGAAGGTTGGGCTAAGTTTTGCCGAGCAGACTTTCCGCTCCTGATGCTCTTAGCTGTCCCGATTTACATTCTGTGGAAAATTCCCCTCTATCTGGCTTTTCTGGTGGAACCTCAGACCAAGTGGATTCGCACAGAACGGGATGCAGTGGATACCCAATAA
- a CDS encoding glycosyltransferase, whose translation MNTLSAVEYKPQGVKQIGLVVIGRNEGERLRQCLLSVIRNAARVVYVDSGSTDDSVEIAHSLGVEVIGLDLSKPFTAARARNAGYIYLKHLEPNLKFVQFVDGDCEVVAGWLDYAQGELEANPNVAVVCGRRRERFPEKSIYNRLCDMEWDTPVGEASACGGDAMMRTEAFEQVGGFNPTLIAGEEPELCLRLRQRGWKIFRLDAEMTWHDAQMTRFSQCWKRFLRAGHAYAEGAWLHGHTPERHWVKESRSIWFWGLLLPLLVFAIASLTHGLSLLLLLGYPLMTYRIYRHKSQTGFSSTDALLYSLSCMIGKFPQVQGQIQFHLNRLLGQRSNLVEYKTVLNSNS comes from the coding sequence ATGAACACTCTCTCAGCTGTAGAATACAAACCCCAAGGTGTGAAGCAAATTGGATTAGTTGTGATTGGACGCAATGAAGGTGAACGCCTACGCCAGTGTCTACTGTCTGTAATTAGGAACGCCGCTCGTGTGGTTTATGTCGATTCTGGCTCCACAGATGACAGTGTGGAAATCGCTCATTCTTTAGGGGTAGAGGTGATTGGACTCGACCTATCTAAACCGTTTACTGCGGCTCGTGCTAGGAATGCGGGATATATCTATCTCAAACATTTAGAGCCAAATCTTAAGTTTGTCCAATTCGTGGATGGGGATTGTGAGGTAGTAGCGGGATGGCTCGACTATGCTCAAGGGGAACTGGAAGCCAACCCTAATGTCGCTGTAGTCTGTGGTCGCCGACGAGAGCGCTTCCCTGAAAAATCTATATATAACCGATTGTGCGACATGGAGTGGGATACACCAGTAGGTGAAGCTTCCGCCTGTGGTGGTGATGCAATGATGCGCACAGAAGCTTTTGAACAAGTCGGAGGGTTTAATCCAACCCTAATTGCTGGTGAAGAACCGGAACTGTGCTTGCGGCTGCGCCAGAGGGGTTGGAAGATTTTTCGCCTAGATGCTGAAATGACTTGGCATGATGCCCAAATGACACGTTTTAGTCAGTGCTGGAAGCGGTTCTTGAGAGCAGGTCATGCTTACGCTGAGGGAGCCTGGTTACACGGTCACACTCCAGAACGCCATTGGGTGAAAGAAAGCCGGAGCATTTGGTTCTGGGGGTTACTCTTACCCCTATTAGTATTCGCGATCGCATCGCTCACCCATGGCTTGAGCTTATTGCTGTTGCTGGGTTATCCTCTGATGACTTACCGGATCTATCGTCATAAGTCCCAGACAGGTTTTAGCTCAACAGATGCTTTACTTTATAGTCTGTCTTGCATGATCGGCAAGTTTCCTCAGGTCCAGGGTCAGATTCAATTTCACCTAAATCGATTGCTAGGACAGCGTAGTAACTTGGTTGAGTACAAAACTGTACTTAATAGTAACAGTTAG
- a CDS encoding cellulose-binding protein, whose translation MYSIFSQKIPIITLFFFSFCLILLIGLNPTYPEKVYHKLPNLLSKLTFPSYPAKTSNLGINLNGIADWSTELPFLDAFKSSRPWITQCVSGETGCSGSWDTEEYDKLDLDEQGWVKSLPAPEAPPEYTRVATLLFTGMKNYPAGKYVVLYDGEGTIEYKFDATKDEVASRPGRDVINVTPSGASIYLIITSTDPNHTGNYIRNIRLVQAKYEDTYESELFNPELINKIKKFQAIRFMDWMETNHSKQGEWANRPKVDDASYAYGKGVPVEIMVKLANRIGADPWFNMPHQATDDYITNFAKIVKDTLDPNLTVYVELSNEVWNWQFQQANYALAQGQARWGKHKGDAYMQWYGMRTAQMSDIWKNVFGSDSNKVVSVMATHTVWLGLENAALDCPLWVAEGNAPCYQHSIDAFAIAGYFNGSLNAEENESTIESWLNEPDGGVSKAFKQIKSGGLLPTDEDYESLTDTYKLFNYHQQVADKRKLQLVVYEGGQHLVNSDNQKLTEFFIELNRHPEMYKIYTQLLNEWKNHNGGLFMHFSDIKKPTKWGSWGALEHVYQKSSPKYDALIDFIDQNS comes from the coding sequence GTGTACAGTATATTTTCTCAAAAAATACCAATAATTACATTATTTTTTTTTAGTTTTTGTCTAATTTTATTAATTGGTTTAAATCCAACATATCCTGAAAAAGTTTATCATAAACTACCTAATTTATTAAGTAAGTTAACGTTTCCAAGCTATCCGGCTAAAACTAGTAACTTAGGAATTAACCTTAATGGAATTGCTGATTGGTCAACTGAACTTCCTTTCTTAGATGCCTTCAAATCTTCGAGACCATGGATTACTCAATGTGTCTCTGGAGAAACAGGCTGTAGTGGTTCGTGGGATACTGAGGAATACGATAAACTCGATTTAGACGAACAGGGCTGGGTTAAGTCTTTACCTGCTCCAGAAGCTCCTCCTGAATATACTCGTGTGGCTACACTACTTTTTACAGGGATGAAAAATTATCCAGCTGGAAAGTATGTGGTTTTATACGATGGAGAAGGCACTATAGAATACAAGTTTGATGCCACCAAAGATGAGGTAGCGTCAAGGCCAGGAAGAGATGTAATTAATGTCACTCCATCTGGGGCTAGTATCTATTTAATAATTACCTCTACGGATCCTAATCACACGGGGAATTATATTCGCAACATTCGTCTTGTTCAAGCTAAGTATGAAGATACTTACGAGTCTGAACTATTTAATCCGGAATTAATCAATAAAATTAAAAAATTTCAAGCCATCCGTTTTATGGACTGGATGGAAACCAATCATTCTAAGCAAGGGGAATGGGCAAATAGACCAAAAGTAGATGATGCCTCCTACGCTTACGGTAAAGGTGTACCTGTAGAAATCATGGTTAAACTGGCCAATCGAATTGGTGCTGATCCATGGTTTAATATGCCCCATCAAGCTACAGATGACTATATAACTAATTTTGCCAAAATAGTTAAAGATACCTTAGATCCAAATCTAACGGTTTATGTGGAACTGTCTAATGAAGTGTGGAATTGGCAATTCCAACAAGCTAACTATGCCTTAGCTCAAGGTCAAGCTAGGTGGGGCAAGCATAAAGGAGATGCATACATGCAATGGTATGGAATGCGCACTGCTCAAATGTCTGATATTTGGAAAAATGTATTTGGTAGTGACAGCAATAAAGTTGTGTCTGTTATGGCTACCCATACCGTATGGCTTGGTTTGGAAAATGCTGCTTTGGATTGTCCTCTGTGGGTAGCAGAGGGTAATGCTCCTTGTTATCAACATAGTATTGATGCTTTTGCGATCGCGGGATATTTTAATGGCAGTTTAAACGCGGAAGAAAATGAAAGCACCATCGAGTCTTGGTTGAATGAACCCGATGGGGGAGTGTCAAAAGCGTTTAAGCAGATTAAATCCGGGGGGTTACTTCCCACAGACGAAGACTATGAGAGCTTAACTGATACTTATAAACTTTTTAACTATCATCAACAAGTAGCAGATAAGAGAAAACTACAGTTAGTGGTTTACGAAGGTGGTCAACATCTTGTCAATTCCGATAATCAAAAACTAACCGAGTTTTTCATTGAGCTTAATAGACATCCAGAAATGTACAAAATTTATACACAACTCCTGAATGAATGGAAGAATCATAACGGTGGCTTATTTATGCACTTTTCTGATATCAAGAAGCCGACTAAATGGGGCAGCTGGGGGGCTTTAGAACATGTATACCAAAAGAGTTCACCCAAGTATGATGCCTTAATAGACTTTATCGATCAAAATTCCTGA